A stretch of Natronococcus sp. CG52 DNA encodes these proteins:
- a CDS encoding 30S ribosomal protein S14, which produces MSESDVENEQTGEHAAKRTGQIEECQRCGRKQGLVGKYDINLCRQCFREIARDMGFKKYR; this is translated from the coding sequence ATGAGTGAAAGCGACGTAGAAAACGAACAGACGGGCGAGCACGCGGCAAAGCGCACCGGCCAGATCGAGGAGTGCCAGCGCTGTGGCCGCAAACAGGGGCTCGTCGGCAAGTACGACATCAACCTCTGTCGGCAGTGCTTCCGCGAGATCGCCCGCGACATGGGATTCAAGAAGTATCGATAA
- a CDS encoding 30S ribosomal protein S4e, translating to MTKHQKRLSVPKSWPVERKTEVFTVKAGAGPHGKDGVPLVVLLRDVLGYVDSKKEARYALSQDSILVNGEPINDEQRPIGMFDIIAFPGREEYYRVFPDEGGRLALTGIDEESAGSRLGKIEGKQQVPGGDTQLTLHDGTNVLVEESEYSPNDSIVVDNDDKSVVAHFPYEEGALVTAVRGNHGGKIGDLTEIDVTPGSGSNIVTVETEDGEFETVEEYVVVIDENFTGDAGDDE from the coding sequence ATGACGAAGCACCAGAAACGACTGTCCGTACCGAAGTCCTGGCCGGTCGAACGCAAGACCGAGGTCTTCACGGTCAAAGCCGGTGCCGGCCCGCACGGAAAGGATGGCGTTCCGCTCGTCGTCCTCCTCCGGGACGTTCTCGGCTACGTGGACTCGAAGAAGGAAGCACGATACGCGCTCTCGCAGGACTCGATCCTCGTCAACGGGGAACCGATCAACGACGAACAGCGCCCGATCGGCATGTTCGACATCATCGCGTTCCCCGGCCGCGAGGAGTACTACCGGGTCTTCCCCGACGAAGGCGGTCGGCTCGCGCTGACCGGAATCGACGAGGAGTCCGCCGGAAGCCGCCTCGGCAAGATCGAGGGCAAGCAGCAGGTTCCGGGTGGCGACACCCAGCTGACGCTGCACGACGGCACGAACGTGCTCGTCGAAGAGAGCGAGTACAGCCCGAACGACTCGATTGTCGTCGACAACGACGACAAATCGGTCGTCGCGCACTTCCCCTACGAGGAAGGTGCGCTCGTCACTGCCGTCCGTGGCAACCACGGCGGAAAGATCGGCGACCTCACCGAGATCGACGTGACCCCCGGCAGCGGCTCGAACATCGTCACCGTGGAAACGGAAGACGGCGAGTTCGAGACCGTCGAGGAGTACGTCGTCGTTATCGACGAGAACTTCACGGGCGACGCAGGTGATGACGAATGA
- a CDS encoding 30S ribosomal protein S8, with amino-acid sequence MTGNDPLSNALSGLDNAESVGHLTHEVTPASNEIGSVLEVFYDRGYIDGFEFVDDGKAGQFEIELKGAINECGPVKPRYAVGAEDFEKWEKRYLPARDFGALVVTTSSGIMSHYEAREQGIGGQVIAYVY; translated from the coding sequence ATGACCGGGAACGATCCACTCAGTAACGCGCTCTCCGGACTCGACAACGCCGAGAGCGTCGGACATCTGACCCACGAGGTAACGCCCGCCTCGAACGAGATCGGCAGCGTACTCGAGGTCTTCTACGACCGCGGGTACATCGACGGCTTCGAGTTCGTCGATGACGGTAAAGCCGGTCAGTTCGAGATCGAACTGAAAGGAGCGATCAACGAGTGTGGCCCCGTCAAGCCCCGCTACGCCGTCGGTGCCGAGGACTTCGAGAAATGGGAGAAGCGATACCTCCCCGCTCGAGACTTCGGCGCGCTCGTCGTCACGACGAGCAGTGGCATCATGAGCCACTACGAGGCACGCGAGCAGGGCATTGGGGGCCAGGTGATCGCATACGTCTACTAA
- a CDS encoding uL15m family ribosomal protein translates to MTSKKRRQRGSRTHSGGSHKNRRGAGHRGGRGRAGRSKHEFHNYEPKGKHGFKRPQDIRETVAEIDVQKLDEDAILYVADDLAEETDDGYALDARDIVEDGHEADVVKVLGSGQVRNSLEVTADAFSEAAREKIEAADGEAVVSERAQEAEDEADEPEQDEE, encoded by the coding sequence ATGACGAGCAAAAAACGACGCCAGCGCGGATCGCGGACGCACAGTGGCGGCTCCCACAAGAATCGACGGGGAGCGGGTCACCGTGGCGGACGCGGGCGCGCCGGCCGCAGCAAACACGAGTTCCACAACTACGAACCGAAGGGCAAACACGGCTTCAAGCGACCGCAGGACATCCGCGAGACCGTCGCGGAGATCGACGTTCAGAAGCTCGACGAGGACGCGATCCTCTACGTCGCCGACGATCTGGCCGAGGAGACCGACGACGGCTACGCGCTCGACGCGCGCGACATCGTCGAGGACGGCCACGAGGCCGACGTCGTCAAAGTGCTCGGCTCCGGCCAGGTCCGCAACTCGCTCGAGGTAACGGCGGACGCCTTCTCCGAGGCCGCTCGCGAGAAGATCGAGGCTGCCGACGGTGAGGCAGTCGTCTCGGAGCGAGCCCAGGAGGCAGAGGACGAAGCCGACGAACCAGAACAGGACGAGGAGTAA
- a CDS encoding 50S ribosomal protein L5 encodes MSEADSGEFHEMREPRVEKVVVHMGVGRGGRELGKAEDIIEEVTSQESVRTQAKKTEPDFGIRQGDPIGTKVTLRDEDAYDFLEKSLPLADLADKQFDNTGNFSFGVEEHTEFPSQEYDPNVGIYGMDVTVNLVRPGYRIAKRDKATRSIPSKHRLTPEDAIAFLEANFDVNVEESADE; translated from the coding sequence ATGAGCGAGGCTGACTCCGGCGAATTCCACGAGATGCGCGAACCCCGCGTCGAGAAAGTCGTCGTCCACATGGGCGTCGGCCGCGGTGGCCGCGAACTCGGCAAGGCCGAGGACATCATCGAGGAGGTCACGAGCCAGGAAAGCGTCCGTACGCAGGCGAAAAAGACCGAACCCGACTTCGGTATTCGCCAGGGCGACCCGATCGGTACGAAGGTCACCCTTCGCGACGAGGACGCGTACGACTTCCTCGAGAAGTCCCTGCCGCTCGCTGACCTCGCCGACAAGCAGTTCGACAATACGGGTAACTTCAGCTTCGGCGTCGAGGAACACACCGAGTTCCCGAGCCAGGAGTACGACCCGAACGTCGGGATCTACGGAATGGACGTCACCGTCAACCTGGTGCGTCCGGGTTACCGGATCGCCAAGCGCGACAAGGCCACCCGTTCGATCCCGTCGAAGCACCGACTCACCCCCGAGGACGCCATCGCGTTCCTCGAGGCGAACTTCGACGTGAACGTGGAGGAGTCCGCGGATGAGTGA
- a CDS encoding 50S ribosomal protein L32e, translating to MADDEPQELEDISGVGASKADALRDAGFETIEDVKEADQDDLAEADGVGNALAARIKADVGDLEVSEETEAEIEDEGAEEEAEPDEDVETELQPRGLTEKTPDLSDEEQRLLDRRKQEGKPQFNRQDYHKKKRTPESWRRPRGQLSKQRRGVKGKGPKVQAGFRTPEAVRGKHPSGFEEVRVENVDDLEGVDGDREAVRIGSSVGARKRERIEEVAEDRGVRVLNPTYEEVEVESND from the coding sequence ATGGCAGACGACGAACCGCAGGAACTCGAGGACATCAGTGGCGTCGGTGCGAGCAAGGCAGATGCACTCCGCGATGCCGGCTTCGAGACGATCGAAGACGTCAAGGAGGCCGATCAGGACGACCTGGCCGAGGCCGACGGCGTCGGAAACGCGCTCGCCGCTCGTATCAAAGCCGACGTCGGCGATCTCGAGGTCTCCGAAGAGACCGAGGCCGAGATCGAAGACGAAGGCGCCGAAGAGGAAGCAGAACCGGACGAAGACGTCGAAACCGAACTGCAGCCGCGCGGGTTGACCGAGAAGACGCCCGACCTGAGCGACGAGGAACAGCGCTTGCTCGACCGGCGCAAACAGGAGGGCAAGCCGCAGTTCAACCGTCAGGACTACCACAAGAAGAAGCGAACGCCCGAATCGTGGCGCCGCCCGCGCGGTCAGCTGTCGAAGCAGCGCCGCGGCGTCAAGGGCAAGGGCCCGAAGGTTCAGGCAGGCTTCCGAACCCCCGAGGCCGTTCGTGGGAAACACCCCAGCGGCTTCGAGGAAGTTCGCGTCGAGAACGTCGACGACCTCGAGGGTGTCGATGGCGACCGCGAAGCGGTACGCATCGGCTCCTCGGTCGGCGCGCGCAAGCGCGAACGAATCGAAGAGGTTGCCGAGGACCGGGGCGTTCGCGTCCTGAACCCGACCTACGAGGAAGTCGAGGTGGAATCCAATGACTGA
- the rpmD gene encoding 50S ribosomal protein L30, which produces MKAVVQVRGEVNRNQDIQDTLEMLNIHSVNHCALVPETDTYGGMIAKVNDYVAIGEPDVDVLETVLEKRAEPLEGRQADVDEEWLAENTEYDDFGALAEALLDEETTLRDEGLSPTLRLHPPRGGHEGIKKPTAEGGQLGKHTTEQINDLLESMR; this is translated from the coding sequence ATGAAGGCAGTCGTTCAGGTCCGCGGCGAAGTCAACCGCAACCAGGACATCCAGGACACCCTGGAGATGCTCAACATTCACAGCGTCAACCACTGTGCGCTCGTCCCCGAAACGGACACGTACGGCGGGATGATCGCCAAGGTCAACGACTACGTCGCGATCGGCGAACCGGACGTCGACGTCCTCGAGACCGTCCTCGAGAAGCGGGCGGAACCGCTCGAGGGTCGGCAGGCGGACGTCGACGAGGAGTGGCTCGCCGAGAACACCGAGTACGACGACTTCGGTGCACTGGCCGAGGCGCTGCTCGACGAGGAGACGACGCTCCGCGACGAAGGGCTGTCGCCGACGCTGCGTCTTCACCCACCCCGTGGTGGCCACGAGGGTATCAAGAAGCCGACCGCGGAGGGCGGCCAACTCGGAAAACATACAACCGAGCAGATTAACGACCTGTTAGAATCGATGCGATAA
- a CDS encoding cytochrome C oxidase subunit IV family protein gives MADVRLYTLIYVVLLVLGTGKFVFFHFDETFTYTMAMGGTIILAITKSLLIAGFYQHLIEEPRAISYMMAVAVFMVFLLTIAAGYSIQ, from the coding sequence ATGGCCGACGTTCGACTGTACACCCTCATTTACGTCGTACTGCTGGTGCTGGGAACCGGGAAGTTCGTGTTCTTCCACTTCGACGAGACGTTCACTTACACGATGGCCATGGGTGGGACGATCATACTCGCGATCACCAAGTCGCTGCTGATTGCCGGCTTCTACCAACACCTGATCGAAGAGCCGCGCGCCATCTCGTACATGATGGCCGTCGCCGTGTTCATGGTCTTTCTGCTGACCATCGCGGCGGGCTACTCCATCCAGTAA
- a CDS encoding cbb3-type cytochrome c oxidase subunit I — protein sequence MGDLPPMRSVKRWLVTTNHKDVGILYLGTALFFLVLGGLMALAFRAHLWEAGGTGLLTNNQFNQAVSTHGLLMVFWFLSPFAAGFANYFVPLQIGAKDLAFPRLNALSYWFYLLSGVLFAISFFQGGSYAGGWTMYAPLNVPMYTPALEATTGSNASVLALMLFVFSITLGSVNFLTTIHRSRAEGLGLWNMPLFTWSWLLTVWMMLFAFAALLAALLLQSADRIFLTQYFATEQGSSLLWAHIFWFFGHPEVYIVFFPALGIMFETFQTFTGRRLVGRKWVIIAMVLVAVQSFLVWMHHMFLTTINLEIKTLMMATTIGISLPFDLMVFSLIYTMVKGRVRFTTPFLFSLGALVLFILGGITGVFLGAVVLDYEFRGTYWVVAHFHYVMVSGVTALIAGLYYWWPKITGKMYSETLGKLNFAVYFIGFNLLYFPMFLAWETPRRVFHFGEGLEIYHQVATVGAFILGFSFVIMFATFAHSLVAGPRAPDNPWEFSRTAEWAIPSPPPLENWDGRPSYASGQLEFVDDSAAATDGGVAHGGEATTETTTHTEEHADHASIWPLGIGIGTFTFFLGLSGLTPYVINFAEGTGVAPESLTGTAAEPSLVYPVITALGVAILAYTLFNFGREQFDAPEMAIAERWPFEGVGNTKFGVWVFLASDVVVFGAAIGAYIFMRIHMGWFAWEFDAMTEAGLINTYVLLTSSFTVILALVMAERQNKRGLLATLGATLLLGLTFMGVKAFEYSVKFAEDHYWWYSIEYSIYYVTTGLHALHVILGLLIAIFMIYRVWSIDAYLEDHRPVEFFGLYWHFVDIVWVILFPLFYLM from the coding sequence ATGGGTGATCTTCCCCCGATGCGCTCGGTCAAACGCTGGCTGGTGACGACCAACCACAAGGACGTCGGCATCCTCTATCTCGGGACTGCGCTGTTCTTCCTGGTGCTGGGCGGTCTCATGGCGCTCGCGTTCCGCGCCCACCTGTGGGAGGCCGGCGGCACCGGTCTGCTCACGAACAACCAGTTCAACCAGGCGGTGTCCACGCACGGACTGCTGATGGTGTTCTGGTTCCTCTCGCCGTTCGCGGCCGGTTTCGCGAACTACTTCGTCCCCCTCCAGATCGGGGCGAAGGACCTCGCGTTCCCCCGGCTGAACGCCCTGAGTTACTGGTTCTACCTGCTCTCGGGCGTCCTGTTCGCCATTTCGTTCTTCCAGGGTGGCTCCTACGCCGGCGGGTGGACGATGTACGCGCCGCTGAACGTGCCGATGTACACGCCCGCACTGGAGGCGACCACCGGTAGCAACGCATCGGTTCTCGCGCTGATGCTGTTCGTGTTCTCGATCACGCTGGGGTCGGTGAACTTTCTCACGACGATTCACCGTTCGCGAGCGGAGGGGCTCGGCCTGTGGAACATGCCGCTTTTCACCTGGTCGTGGCTGCTGACGGTCTGGATGATGCTGTTCGCGTTCGCCGCGCTGCTGGCCGCGCTGCTGTTACAGAGTGCAGATCGAATCTTCCTGACTCAGTACTTCGCGACGGAGCAGGGCTCGAGTCTGTTGTGGGCACACATATTCTGGTTCTTCGGCCATCCGGAGGTGTACATCGTCTTCTTCCCCGCGCTGGGGATCATGTTCGAGACGTTCCAGACGTTTACGGGGCGTCGACTCGTCGGCCGGAAGTGGGTCATCATCGCGATGGTGCTGGTGGCCGTCCAGTCCTTTTTGGTCTGGATGCACCACATGTTCCTGACGACCATCAACCTCGAGATCAAGACGCTGATGATGGCGACGACCATCGGGATCTCGTTACCGTTCGACCTGATGGTCTTCTCGCTGATCTACACGATGGTCAAGGGACGCGTCCGATTCACGACGCCGTTCCTGTTCAGCCTCGGCGCACTCGTGCTGTTCATCCTGGGGGGCATCACCGGGGTGTTCCTCGGCGCCGTCGTGCTCGACTACGAGTTCCGGGGCACCTACTGGGTCGTCGCCCACTTCCACTATGTGATGGTCTCCGGAGTCACCGCCCTGATCGCCGGTCTCTACTACTGGTGGCCGAAGATCACCGGCAAGATGTACTCCGAGACGCTGGGCAAACTCAACTTCGCGGTCTACTTCATCGGCTTCAACCTGCTGTACTTCCCGATGTTCCTCGCCTGGGAGACGCCGCGGCGCGTCTTCCACTTCGGCGAGGGACTGGAGATCTACCACCAGGTCGCGACCGTCGGGGCGTTCATCCTCGGCTTCTCGTTCGTGATCATGTTCGCGACGTTCGCTCACAGCCTCGTCGCGGGGCCGCGAGCGCCCGACAATCCGTGGGAGTTCTCGCGCACGGCGGAGTGGGCGATTCCCTCGCCCCCGCCGCTCGAAAACTGGGACGGTCGTCCCAGCTACGCCAGCGGTCAACTCGAGTTCGTCGACGACTCGGCGGCCGCAACCGACGGTGGCGTCGCGCACGGAGGGGAAGCGACTACCGAAACCACCACTCACACGGAGGAACACGCCGATCACGCCAGTATCTGGCCGCTCGGGATCGGGATTGGCACGTTCACGTTCTTCCTCGGTCTCTCGGGGCTGACGCCGTACGTCATCAACTTCGCCGAAGGAACCGGTGTCGCACCCGAGAGTCTCACGGGAACTGCCGCCGAACCGAGTCTCGTCTACCCGGTGATAACCGCGCTCGGCGTGGCGATCCTCGCGTACACGCTGTTTAACTTCGGCCGCGAACAGTTCGACGCGCCCGAGATGGCCATCGCCGAGCGCTGGCCGTTCGAGGGCGTCGGCAACACGAAGTTTGGCGTCTGGGTGTTCCTCGCCTCGGACGTCGTCGTCTTCGGCGCCGCCATCGGGGCGTACATCTTCATGCGCATTCACATGGGATGGTTCGCGTGGGAGTTCGACGCCATGACCGAGGCCGGCCTCATCAACACCTACGTCCTGCTGACCTCGAGTTTCACGGTCATTCTCGCGCTCGTGATGGCCGAACGCCAGAACAAGCGAGGGCTGCTCGCGACGCTCGGCGCGACCCTGCTGCTCGGCCTGACGTTCATGGGGGTCAAGGCCTTCGAGTACAGCGTGAAGTTCGCCGAGGACCACTACTGGTGGTACAGCATCGAGTACTCGATCTACTACGTGACTACCGGGCTGCACGCGCTTCACGTGATCCTCGGGCTGCTGATCGCTATCTTCATGATCTACCGCGTCTGGTCGATCGACGCCTACCTCGAGGACCACCGGCCGGTGGAGTTCTTCGGCCTCTACTGGCACTTCGTCGACATCGTGTGGGTCATCCTCTTCCCGCTGTTCTACCTGATGTAG
- a CDS encoding 50S ribosomal protein L18, producing the protein MATGPRYKVPMRRRREVRTDYHQRLRLLKSGKPRLVARKSNKHTTAQLISPGPQGDETLASAHSSDLEEYGWEAPTSNIAAAYLTGLLAGKRAVEAGLEEAVLDIGLNTATPGNKVFAVQEGAIDAGLEIPHNDSVFADWSRTRGEHIAEYAEQLDESLYSGEFEATELPEHFDEVREAILE; encoded by the coding sequence ATGGCGACAGGACCACGATACAAAGTACCGATGCGGCGTCGCCGTGAGGTCCGGACGGACTACCACCAGAGGTTGCGCCTGCTGAAATCGGGAAAGCCCCGCCTCGTCGCTCGCAAGAGCAACAAGCACACTACGGCGCAGCTGATCTCTCCCGGACCTCAGGGAGACGAGACGCTTGCAAGCGCACACTCGAGCGATCTCGAGGAGTACGGCTGGGAAGCCCCCACGAGCAACATCGCTGCGGCCTACCTGACCGGCCTGCTGGCCGGCAAACGGGCGGTCGAGGCCGGACTCGAGGAAGCGGTCCTCGACATCGGTCTCAACACCGCAACGCCCGGGAACAAGGTGTTCGCAGTCCAGGAGGGCGCGATCGACGCCGGACTCGAGATTCCGCACAACGACAGCGTGTTCGCGGACTGGTCGCGTACGCGCGGCGAACATATCGCCGAGTACGCCGAACAGCTCGACGAGTCGCTGTACAGCGGTGAGTTCGAGGCAACAGAACTACCAGAACACTTCGACGAGGTACGAGAGGCGATTCTCGAATGA
- a CDS encoding 50S ribosomal protein L6 has translation MRVELEIPENVSVEVDHLDVTVDGPEGAVSRRLWYPDVTVEVEDDHVVIESEAEDAKTNATVGTFESHITNAFHGVTEGWEYKMEVFYSHFPMQVRVEGDDVVIENFLGEKAARRTTIHGDTEVSVDDERLVLSGPNKENVGQTAADIEQLTRVRGKDTRVFQDGVYITEKPATGGA, from the coding sequence ATGCGAGTCGAACTGGAAATCCCCGAAAACGTATCTGTCGAGGTTGACCATCTCGACGTGACCGTCGATGGACCGGAAGGCGCCGTTTCGCGGCGTCTCTGGTACCCCGACGTGACCGTCGAGGTCGAAGACGACCACGTGGTTATCGAAAGCGAGGCCGAGGACGCGAAGACGAACGCGACCGTCGGCACCTTCGAGAGCCATATCACGAACGCGTTCCACGGCGTGACCGAGGGCTGGGAGTACAAGATGGAAGTCTTCTACTCTCACTTCCCGATGCAGGTCCGCGTGGAAGGCGACGACGTCGTCATCGAGAACTTCCTCGGCGAAAAGGCAGCGCGACGTACGACTATCCACGGTGATACCGAAGTCTCCGTCGACGACGAACGGCTCGTCCTTTCGGGCCCCAACAAGGAAAACGTCGGACAGACGGCGGCCGATATCGAGCAGCTGACGCGTGTCCGCGGCAAGGACACCCGCGTCTTCCAGGACGGGGTCTACATCACCGAGAAACCCGCCACAGGAGGTGCCTGA
- a CDS encoding 30S ribosomal protein S5, whose protein sequence is MSNYNDRGWEPVTRLGRMVQEGDIDTMQAALNSGLPLKEPEIVDQLLPGLDDEVLDINMVQRMTDSGRRVKFRCVVAVGDRNGYVGYAEGRDDQVGSAIQKAIGIAKLNIIKVPRGSGSWEDRSDRPHSLTRQTTGKAGSVEVELIPAPEGLGLAASDTVHAVLELAGIENAWTKSHGNTRTTVNLAKATFNALENASQSRHPSRRGGRDEAEVTE, encoded by the coding sequence ATGAGTAACTACAACGACCGCGGATGGGAACCCGTCACCCGTCTCGGCCGGATGGTCCAGGAGGGCGACATCGATACGATGCAGGCCGCCCTCAACTCGGGACTCCCGCTGAAGGAACCCGAGATCGTCGACCAGCTCCTCCCCGGACTGGACGACGAAGTGCTGGACATCAACATGGTCCAGCGTATGACTGACTCCGGTCGACGCGTCAAGTTCCGCTGTGTCGTCGCAGTCGGCGACCGCAACGGCTACGTCGGCTACGCGGAAGGCCGTGACGATCAGGTCGGGTCCGCCATCCAGAAGGCGATCGGTATCGCGAAGCTGAACATCATCAAAGTGCCCCGCGGCTCCGGCTCGTGGGAGGACCGTTCGGACCGTCCGCACTCGCTGACCCGACAGACGACCGGCAAAGCCGGCTCCGTCGAGGTCGAACTCATCCCGGCTCCCGAAGGGCTCGGGCTGGCAGCGAGTGACACCGTCCACGCCGTCCTCGAACTGGCCGGCATCGAGAACGCCTGGACCAAGAGCCACGGCAACACTCGAACCACGGTCAACCTCGCGAAGGCGACGTTCAACGCGCTCGAGAACGCATCGCAGTCGCGTCACCCGAGCCGTCGCGGCGGTCGCGACGAAGCGGAGGTGACTGAGTGA
- the secY gene encoding preprotein translocase subunit SecY — translation MGWKEAAEPVLTRMPTVRRPEGHVPFKRKLTWTAGILVLYFFLTNIALLGMQAEGATDLFGEFRAVLAGEFGSLLQVGIGPIVTASIVMQLLGGANLLGLDTDDPRDQVLYQGLQKLLVIVMTALTALPMVFAGGFLPAQQSLTLGGFTFDSTQVQMLMFLQIFAGGILILYMDEVVSKWGVGSGIGLFIIAGVSQRLVTGLIQPTEGGFFYDWYRIIFGDVEIGSLVAGDGLNTLLLGEGHIIALLTTVLIFAIVVYAESVRVEIPLSHARVKGARGRFPVKLIYASVLPMILVRALQANVQFMGQILNRTWDGMPAALGQYNAQGEPVSGFFYYTAPIYSPADWMWWTGEVAQATWMVLIRISIDLTFMVVGGAVFAIFWVETTDMGPEATAQQIQNSGMQIPGFRQNVGVIEKVMERYIPQVTVIGGALVGLLAVWANMLGTIGAVTGTGLLLAVSITYKLYEEIAEEQMMEMHPMMRQMFGDE, via the coding sequence ATGGGATGGAAGGAAGCCGCTGAACCGGTCTTAACGCGGATGCCGACAGTACGCCGTCCGGAGGGGCACGTCCCTTTCAAGCGGAAGCTGACGTGGACGGCCGGCATCCTCGTGTTGTACTTCTTCCTGACGAACATCGCGCTGCTCGGAATGCAGGCCGAAGGCGCAACGGACCTCTTCGGCGAGTTCCGAGCCGTCCTGGCCGGCGAGTTCGGCTCGCTGTTACAGGTCGGTATCGGCCCCATCGTCACGGCAAGCATCGTTATGCAGTTACTCGGTGGAGCGAATCTCCTCGGTCTCGATACCGACGATCCGCGGGACCAGGTGCTCTACCAGGGACTGCAGAAACTGCTCGTCATCGTGATGACGGCGCTGACCGCGCTCCCGATGGTGTTCGCCGGCGGCTTCCTCCCGGCTCAGCAGTCGCTGACGCTCGGCGGGTTCACCTTCGACAGCACGCAGGTCCAGATGCTGATGTTCCTCCAGATCTTCGCTGGCGGTATCCTCATCTTGTACATGGACGAGGTCGTCAGCAAGTGGGGGGTCGGCAGCGGGATCGGGCTGTTCATCATCGCCGGCGTGAGCCAGCGACTGGTGACCGGGTTAATCCAGCCCACGGAAGGTGGGTTCTTCTACGACTGGTACCGGATTATCTTCGGTGACGTCGAGATCGGCTCGCTCGTCGCCGGTGACGGGCTAAACACGCTGCTGCTCGGCGAGGGGCACATCATCGCCCTGTTGACGACGGTCCTGATCTTCGCGATCGTCGTCTACGCCGAGTCCGTGCGCGTCGAGATCCCACTCAGTCACGCCCGGGTCAAGGGTGCTCGCGGTCGCTTCCCCGTGAAGCTCATCTACGCGAGCGTCCTGCCGATGATCCTCGTTCGGGCGCTCCAGGCGAACGTCCAGTTCATGGGCCAGATCCTGAACCGAACGTGGGACGGCATGCCCGCCGCACTCGGGCAGTACAACGCTCAGGGAGAACCCGTCAGCGGGTTCTTCTACTACACCGCACCGATCTACTCACCCGCCGACTGGATGTGGTGGACCGGTGAGGTCGCCCAGGCGACCTGGATGGTGCTGATCCGCATCTCCATCGACCTGACGTTCATGGTCGTCGGCGGTGCGGTCTTCGCCATCTTCTGGGTCGAAACCACCGACATGGGTCCGGAGGCGACGGCCCAGCAGATCCAGAATTCCGGGATGCAGATCCCCGGCTTCAGACAGAACGTCGGCGTCATCGAGAAGGTCATGGAGCGGTACATTCCGCAGGTGACCGTCATCGGTGGCGCACTCGTCGGGCTGCTCGCCGTCTGGGCGAACATGCTCGGCACCATCGGCGCAGTCACCGGAACCGGGCTGCTGCTCGCGGTCTCCATCACGTACAAGCTGTACGAGGAGATCGCCGAGGAGCAGATGATGGAGATGCACCCGATGATGCGCCAGATGTTCGGCGACGAATAG
- a CDS encoding 50S ribosomal protein L19e has translation MTDLSAQKRLAADVLDVGKNRVWIDPDSQGEIAEAITRDEIRELVDDGRIQAKDARGNSRGRARKRNAKRAYGHRNGQGKRKGKKGARQNEKEQWQSKIRAQRRKLRELRDKGEITPTQYRQLYKKAGGGEFRSVQYLLNYIDENYGDQ, from the coding sequence ATGACTGATCTGAGCGCACAGAAGCGACTCGCTGCTGACGTCCTCGACGTCGGCAAGAACCGCGTCTGGATCGACCCGGACTCCCAGGGAGAGATCGCGGAAGCGATCACCCGTGACGAGATCCGCGAACTCGTCGACGACGGCCGTATTCAGGCCAAAGATGCGCGCGGAAACTCCCGCGGCCGTGCCCGTAAGCGCAACGCAAAGCGCGCCTACGGACACCGCAACGGCCAGGGCAAACGCAAGGGCAAGAAGGGCGCACGCCAGAACGAGAAAGAACAGTGGCAGAGCAAGATTCGTGCACAGCGACGGAAGCTTCGCGAACTCCGCGACAAGGGCGAAATCACGCCCACGCAGTACCGGCAGCTCTACAAGAAAGCTGGCGGTGGCGAGTTCCGCAGCGTCCAGTACCTGTTGAACTATATCGACGAAAACTACGGTGACCAATAA